The Rhodoluna lacicola genome includes the window TGGTTGTAGACAACATCCATGATCACTTCGATGCCGTTTCGATGAAGTTCGCGAATAGCGGTCTTTAGCTCAGCGATAATCGCCTCTGGACCCGCTTGAATCGCTGCCGCTGTGGCGTAGCGATGGTGGGGGGTGAAAAAATTAATGGTGTTGTAACCCCAGTAATTAATCAAACCGTTTTTCAGCAGATGCGGTTCCGAAATCAGCATTTGAATCGGCAGAAGTTCCACAGCGTTTACGCCAATTTTCTTTAGGTGCGCGATGGTGCTTTCATGACCCAGTGCAGCATAGGTTCCGCGCAGGTCATCTGGTAAGGCTTTGTTGCCACGGGTTAGTCCCCTGGCATGTGCCTCATAAACTACGAGCTCGTCTAGCGGGATGTTGGGCTTAGCAACCCCCTGCCAATCGAACTTCCCATCGACGACTACGCAGTGATATTCTCGGGCGCTTTCTCGCACCACGGCCTTTGCGTAGGGTTCAATCAAAAATAGCGAGTCATTAAATCTATTTCGAGGCCCTTCTGGCCCGTCGACCCGCAGCGCATATTTGGTGCCGAGTTTTAGATCAGAATCTGTGGCTGACCAAATTCCTTGGTCGCCCCTTTGCAGCGGAATGCTCTTGACGACGCTGCGGGGATCATCGGTGTCTAGAAGGCAGAGCTCGATGGAGGAGGCAGTCTCTGAATAGACGCGAATTGTGCCTAAATCGCCGTTGAGGGTCACTCCCATTTGCCCGGCTTGGATAGCGGGGGCTAGCGACTCTGCTGTAGACATTCAACCATCCTAACCAGAGGGGGGTTTTGGGCAGGCTTATGGACGCGCCTTGAAAGTAGGCTTATCTCATGGCTATTTACCTGGATCACGCCGCTACCACGCCAATGCGGCCGGAGTTGATTGAAGGCTACCTAGCTCAATTGCAGGTAGTCGGTAACCCTTCGTCAGTCCACGGGTCGGGCCAGAAGGCCAGGCGAGCCGTTGAAGATGCCCGAGATCGACTTGCAGTCACCCTTGGCTGTCATCGAAGTGAGGTGCTATTCACCTCTGGGGGAACTGAGAGCAACAATTTGGCCATCAAGGGGCTATTCCTGCAGCGTTTTGGGGAAGACCCAAATCGAAAAATGGTTATTACAGCTGGTACCGAGCATCACGCTGGGATTGACCCGGTTGAATGGCTTGAATCCGCTGAGGGTGCCGAAGCCGTGTGGGCACCCGTCGACACCATGGGTGTTATCGATTTGGATTGGTTGCGGGATTTTTTGGCCAAAAACGCAGAACGCGTTGCCCTTATCTCTTTTATGTGGGTTAACAACGAAACCGGCCTAGTTACCCCCATAGCCGCGATTACCGAAATGGCTGGTAAATACGGCATTCCCGTGCACTCGGACGCAGTGGCAGCCTTTGGCCACGTCCCGATTATTTTTAAAGAAAGTGGCTTAGCAACCATGGCAGTCTCTGGCCACAAGTTGGGAGCACCCGTTGGGGTTGGTGCTTTGATTGCAGCCCGAGCCGCCAAGCTCGCAGTTACCAGCCACGGTGGTGGACAAGAGCGGGGGATTAGGTCAGGAACCCTAAGCTCGCCCTTGGCATACGCCTTTGCAGAGGCAGCAGCGCTCGCCGAAGCCGAGCGAGACGCACTGCATGATCGGCTGGAGTCCTTTAAGCAGCAGATAGTCAAAGCGGTTCTAGAGATTGCACCGAACGCAAACTTTACTCGAGGCGATAAACCTGGTTTTGCCGGAATAATCCACTTCACTTTTCCTGGTTGCAGCGGAGATTCTTTGCTATTTCTACTAGATTCCGCCGGAGTATCGGTCTCTACCGGGTCTGCCTGCCGTGCTGGGGTTGCTCAGGCATCGCACGTGATTATGGCAATGGGTCGGACCGAGGACGAAGCCAGAGGAAGTTTGAGAATTTCGCTGGGATATACGACCACTCAATCGGATGTTGAAGGCTTCATAACAGCATTTTCAGGGGTGTATCAGCGAGCTGTGAAGGCTGGATTGCCATCTCAATAGGCGTTGGGCAAAAGTTAGACTTGTCTCATGAAGGTTTTAGCAGCGATGTCTGGCGGCGTTGACTCGGCCGTTGCCGCTGCCCGCGCGGTTGAGGCTGGTCACGAAGTGGTTGGCGTTCATCTTGCGCTCTCAAGAAATTCAGGAACGCTAAGAACCGGATCGCGCGGTTGCTGCACAATTGAAGACTCGATGGATGCTCAACGAGCGGCAAATGTTTTGGGTATCCCATATTACGTTTGGGATTTCTCAGAAAAATTTAAGACTGATGTTGTCGATGATTTTGTTGCCGAATATCAGGCTGGCAGGACTCCAAACCCATGCATGCGATGCAACGAACGCATCAAGTTTGCCGCTCTGCTTGAGAAAGCTCTGGCTTTGGGCTTTGATGCAGTCTGCACCGGACACTACGCAAGTTTGTTGACCGACTCCGATGGAAATCTTGAATTACACCGGAGCAATGAGGTGGCCAAAGATCAGTCCTACGTTCTTGGAGTGTTGACCGCCGAACAACTAAAACATTCGATGTTCCCGCTGGGGGCGAGTGCGTCAAAGGCCGAGATTCGAAAAGAAGCTGATCGCCGAGGTTTATCGGTTGCCAACAAACCGGACAGCTACGACATCTGCTTTATTCCAGAGGGAGACACCCAGGATTGGCTGACCGATAAGGTTGGCAAAGCCCCGGGTCAAATCGTAGATCGCGAAGGCGCTGTGCTTGGCACGCATGAGGGCACCCACGAATTTACCGTAGGTCAACGAAAGGGTCTCTCTATTGGTCGCCCAGCTGCGGATGGTAAACCGCGCTATGTGCTTGAGATCAGACCTAAAACAAATACCGTTGTCGTTGGACCACAGGCGGCTTTGGCAATTGCCGAAATGGCTGGTTCGCGCTTTACCTGGTGCGGCATGCCACCCAAAGAAACCTCTGAGTGGGCTGAAATTCTGGTCCAGGTTCGAGCACACGGAGACGCACTTGCTGCAAAATTCGCGATAGTCGAGGGCGAGATGGTGATTCGGCTAGAAGAGCCGCTGCTTGGCGTTGCGCCGGGGCAGACAGCGGTGCTTTACGCAGGCACAAGAGTTCTTGGCCAAACGACAATTGATCGCACTGTCAGTGCGATTCCGGTTGGTGCTTGATGGCTAAGGCTTCAAGTTCTTCGCTGAACCATGATGCAGCGGCAAAGCGAGTAGCCGAGTTAGTTGATGAATTAAATCGCCATCGACGCGCTTACTACGAGGGAAACACCGCTCTAATCAGCGATGCCGAATATGACGAACTGCAAAAGGAACTCGAGGCACTCGAGAATCAGTTTCCAGAACTAATCACCGGAGACAGTCCAACGCAAACCGTTGGTGGAGCAGTGAACCAGGCATTTGCACCGGTCGAACATCTGGATCGAATGATGAGCCTAGACAATGTTTTCTCCTTCGATGAATTTCGTGCCTGGGCCGAACGTGTGGGGGACGGACCATATCTCTGTGAATTAAAAATCGATGGCCTGGCGGTCAACCTTCGTTACCTAAATGGAGAACTAGTCTCGGCAGCAACAAGAGGTGACGGAGTCGTTGGCGAGGATGTGACCGCAAATGTTTTGACAATTAAGTCAATTCCAAAAAAATTGAAGGGTAGCGGTCATCCGGCGCAGGTTGAGGTGCGCGGTGAAATCTTCTTTGGTGTCGAAGACTTTGCCAAACTAAATGAAGGTTTAGTAGCCGAGGGTAAGGCGCCCTTTGCGAATCCACGAAATTCTGCCTCGGGATCGCTGCGACAAAAGGATCCAAGAGTAACTGCTAGTCGGCCCTTGCAAATGCTGGTTCACGGCATCGGTGCCTGGGCGGATGCACCAGTCAGGAATCAATCTGACCTATACCACCTACTAGCAAAGTGGGGACTTCCCACCACCGATAAATTTCGCGTGCTGAATTCAGTTGATGAGGTTTTGCAGTACATTGACGAGTTTGAGAAGAAACGTCACAAACTTGAACACGAAATTGATGGTGTCGTTGTAAAAATTGACGCACTGGAAAAGCAAGGCCAACTTGGCTTTACTAGTCGAGCCCCGCGTTGGGCGATTGCATATAAGTATGCTCCCGAGCAAGTTAATACCAAACTGCTCGACATTCGTGTATCCGTTGGAAGAACCGGCCGCGCTACTCCATACGCAGTGGTCCAGCCGGTAAAAGTTGCGGGCTCGGTTGTAGAGTTTGCGACTTTACACAATCAGGACGTGGTGAAGGCAAAGGGTGTTTTGATCGGTGACACGGTTGTGATCAGAAAAGCCGGAGATGTGATTCCTGAAATTCTTGGTCCTGTAGTTGAGTTGCGCGACGGAACAGAAAAACCTTTCGTTATGCCTTCACTCTGCCCGGATTGCGATTCACCGCTTGCCCCTTCGAGCGAGGGGGACGTAGATCTTCGTTGTCAAAACTCCAAAGCTTGCCCAGCCCAGTTACGGGAGCGAGTTGCCTATCTTGGTTCTCGAGGAGTTTTGGACATTGAGGCACTTGGTTACGTTGCTGCTTGCGCCCTAACTCAGCCACTTGACGATGCCGCTGCGCCGTTAAAGTCTGAGGCTGACCTATTTGATTTGACTCTTGAGCAATTACTTCCAATTCGAGCAGCGGTTCTAGATCCCGATACTGGCCTGCCAAAACTTGACGACAGTGGGCAACCCAAAATTGTTGACTTCTTTAGGAAGAAAGATGGATCGCCAGCGGAAGTTGCACTAAAACTTCTTAAGAATCTTGAGGAAGCAAAGACTAAGCCGCTGTGGAGGATCCTGGTTGCACTTTCTATAAGGCACGTTGGGCCAGTAGCCGCAAGATCTTTGACCAGCTACTTCGGCAGCCTTGAAAAAATATTCAACGCAAGTGAAGAAGAGCTTTCTAAAGTCGACGGTGTGGGTCAAACTCTTGCGCAATCAATCAAAGAATGGATCGCAGTTGATTGGCATCGCGAAATTGTTGATCGTTGGCGCAAAGCCGGGGTGCTCTTAGAGGTTCCGGGTCACGCCGGACCAGGCGCGGGCGATTCGGCAGGGGGAGTATTTGCCGGCTTGACTATCGTGGCTACTGGATCGCTAAAGGCGTTTACGCGCGAAGAAATTGAAGAAGCAATTATCTCTAACGGTGGCAAAGCTGCGTCATCTGTTTCAAAGAAGACTTCATTTGTTGTGGCCGGTGAAAATGCCGGGTCAAAGCTAGCCAAAGCTGAGTCGCTTGGCGTTGAAGTAATCTCTGAAGAAGAATTTCAGCGGCGGCTAAATGGTTAGCAAATGGATGTAAAAAATCCTCGAGAAGTCACTTCTCGAGGATCATTTATTTTTTAAGGACTAGTTGTCTTCGAGCTGTTCCACCGCAGAGTTTTCGTCGGCAGCAACCATCGACTCTGTGGTCATCAGGTTTCGCAGGGTACCTAGGAAGTCTTCAATGTCTGCGCGCTCGGCCTTCATGCGGTTTAGGCGTTCTTCGCTGTCCTTGATCACGTTGTTTGCATAGCCTTCGGCCTTGCGACTCAACATGTCTGCGCGGCGACGTGACTGGTTGATCAAGTTAGTGGCGGTGCGGTTTGCGTCTTCAAGCATTTGACTTGAATTTTCTTGCGCGTCGCGCATGATGCTGTCAGCCTCAGAAATGAGCTGCGCTGCTCGGGCCGAGGCTTCAGCAAGCGTTGCGTTGGCTTCATCGGTTACCTGCTGGGCCTGGGAAACGGCATTCTGGTAAAGACGAAGAGCTTCTTGCTCAGTCTCGTCCCGCTTTGCCTTAATTTCTGCTTCAAGTTCAACTCGAGCCTGAGCGGTTTTCTGAGAAAGTTCGGTTGCTAGGGCACGGGCTTCTTCTGTTTCACGGTGCACCTGTGCACGAAGTTCTGCTGCGTATCTTTCACCCTCAGATTTAATTGCTGAAGCTTCGCGCTGCGCGGTACCAATCTTTTCTGCAGCCTCTGACTCACGGGTCTTTGCGCTGCTCAGAATTTCTGCGGCTAGACGTTCCGCGTCGATACGTGCCTCGTTTAGCTTTGCTTCTGCGTCCGCAATTACACGATCTGCTTTGGCCTGTGCCTTACGAGTAAGTTGTTCGCTTTCGGCTTTTGCAGTTTCACGAATGCGGATTGCATCTTGACCGGCATCTGAGACAAGTTTCTTAGCTTGCTCTTCAGCAAGGCGCAGGGTCTGCTCAAATTGAGCACCAAGTTCGGCATAGCCGGGAGCCCCACCCTTTTTAACCTGGCTTTTTAGTGATTCAAGTTCTGCCTTTAGTGACTCAACTTCGCTAGAGGCACTGAAGTTGTACTCGCGAACGTGCTCGAGTTCGGCACGAAGCTCGGCCAAGACGCGGTCGACCTCGTCTTTTTCGTAGCCACGGAACGCAATCGTGAACTGTTCGTTTTCCAAGATATTGGGCCTTCACTACTAAGGGGGCAGCTGGTAGCAACTAGGGGGTAGGCACTACATTTGCTGGTCTGAGTTTACAGGGATTTTGCCTTCAAATGCCCGAAAATCCTAGGCGCTAGCGCGTTTGTTCGGGGAACTCCACATTTGCCCGTTTGGTAGGCTAAAGGTCAATCATCAATTCCCAGTGAGTGGATCTATGTCTGAAATAACCCCTGACCTGGTTCGGCACCTTGCCAACCTGGCCCGAATCGACGTCACCGACCAAGAAGTTGACCTTTTTGCCGGCCAGCTGGGCCTAATAGTTGAATCAATGGCCACCATTAGGGCTGCCGTTGCCGGCGATGTGCCGGCCACTAGCCACCCGATTCCAATGGCAAACGTATTCCGCGAAGACGTGGTTGAGCCTTCCCTGACCCAGGCAGAAGCTCTTTCAGCTGCTCCGGATAGCGCCGATGGCCGTTTCCGCGTTCACGCAATCTTGGACGAGGAGTAAGTCGCATGTCAGAACTAATTCGCAAAAACGCCTCCGAGCTGGTTGCCCTACTAAAAAAAGGCGAGGTTTCGTCTGTTGAGCTAACCCAGGCTCACCTAGATCGCACCGCCCAGGTCGATGGCGCGGTTCACAGCTACCTACACGTTGGCCCAGAGGCTGCTTTGGCGGCCGCGGCCGATATCGACCGTCGTCGTGCTGCCGGCGAAAAACTTCACGACCTTGCCGGTTTGCCGATTGCAGTGAAAGACAACTTGACTACCACCGATGCTCCGACGACATCCGGGTCAAAGATTCTTGAAGGCTGGATTCCGCAGTACGACGCAACCGTGGTCAAGAAATTGCGTGCCGCGGGAATGCCAATTCTTGGAAAAACAAATCTCGACGAATTTGCTATGGGCTCGTCCACCGAATTCTCGGCCTATGGGCCAAGTAAGAACCCATGGGACCTAAGTCGCATACCGGGTGGTTCGGGTGGTGGATCTTCTTCAGTGGTTGCATCCTTCCAGGCGCCTTTGGCAATTGGTTCGGACACCGGTGGGTCCATTCGCTACCCAGCATTCGTAACCGGAACCGTTGGCACCAAGCCAACCTATGGTGCGGTTTCTCGCTACGGACTCGTTGCCTTGGCTAGTTCGCTGGATCAAATTGGTCCGGTATCTCGAAACGTGCTAGATGCAGCTTTGCTGCAAGACGTCATTGCGGGTCACGACCCACACGACAGCACATCACTTCCGGAGTCTCTTGGCTCAATGACAGAGGCTGCAAAAAAGCTAGACGTCAAAGGCATGCGTATCGGGGTAATTAAGCAGCTGACCGGCGAGGGTTTTCAGCCTGAGGTTTCGGCGCGGTTCAACGAAAGCATTGAGTTGTTGAAAAATGCCGGTGCAGAAATCGTAGAGGTTTCATGCCCAAGTTTTGAATATGCAATTGCTGCCTACTACCTGATCTTGCCTGCAGAGGCTTCATCCAACTTGGCAAAGTTTGACTCGGTGCGTTTTGGTATGCGGGTTACTCCTGAGGGTTCACCAACAATTGAGCGCGTGATGGCTGCGACTCGTGAAGCTGGCTTTGGTCCAGAGGTAAAGCGCCGCATAATTCTGGGCACGTATGCGCTATCCAGCGGTTATTACGATGCCTACTACGGTGCAGCGCAAAAGGTTCGCACTCTTATCCAGCGCGACTTTGATGCAGCCTTTGCCAAAGCTGATGTGTTGGTCTCACCGACCGCGCCAACAACTGCGTTCAAATTAGGCGAGAAGCTTGAAGATCCATTGGCGATGTACCTAAACGACATAGCCACCATTCCGGCAAACCTTGCAGGTATTCCGGGCATGGCCATTCCAAATGGTATTGCCGAAAACAACATGCCTTCTGGGATTCAACTGCTGGCTCCGGCACGCGCAGATGCCCGCCTGTATCAGGTTGGTGCCGCCCTAGAAAAGATGCACGAGGAAGTCTGGGGCAAGCGAATGATTGACTTTGCGCCGGAATTGGAGGTGAGCAACTAATGGCTAAAGACGAATTGATGAACTATGAAAAGGCTCTAGAGCAGTTTGAGGTAGTTATTGGTCTTGAGGTTCACGTTGAGTTGAATACCAACACCAAGATGTTCTGCGGTTGCCGCAACGAGTTTGGTGACGAGCCAAACACCAACGTTTGCCCCATCTGCATTGGCCTTCCGGGCTCATTGCCAGCCGTGAATAAGCGCGCAGTTGAATCAAGCATCAAGATTGGTTTGGCACTGGGTTGTGAAATCGCACCTACTGGTCGTTTTGCTCGCAAAAACTACTTTTACCCGGACTTGGCCAAGAACTTTCAAACCTCGCAGTACGACGAACCGATTGCGTTCGAGGGTGCTCTTGAGGTAGAAGTGCCATCCGGTAAATCATTCACCGTGCAGATTGAGCGCGCCCACATGGAAGAAGACGCCGGAAAGCTTACTCACGTTGGTGGTTCTACTGGTCGAATCCAGGGTGCCGAGTATTCACTCGTTGACTACAACCGTGCCGGTGTTCCACTTGTTGAAATTGTGACCAAACCCGTATATGGTGCCGGGGCAGAGGCGCCTGAGCTTGCTGCCGCGTATGTTCGCTACATTCGCGAAATTGTTAAGGGTCTTGGTGTCTCTGACGCAAAGATGGAACGCGGAAACGTACGATGCGATGCCAACGTATCGCTTCGTCCTCACGGTCAAGAAAAGCTTGGTACTCGCACAGAGACCAAGAATGTGAACTCGCTTCGTTCAATCGAGCGCGCAGTGCGATACGAGATTCAGCGCCAGGCGGCTTTGTTGGCTAAAGGCACTGCAATCGTTCAGGAAACTCGTCACTGGCACGAAGACAAGGGGGCTACTTCATCCGGGCGTCCAAAGTCAGATGCAGACGATTACCGCTACTTCCCAGAACCAGATCTAGTTCCGGTACAGCCATCTAAAGAGTGGATAGAAGAACTCCGCGCGGGCCTTCCAGAAAAGCCAGCCGAGCGTCGCAAGCGTGTGCAGGCCGAGTGGGGATTTGCCGATCTTGAGTTCCGTGACGTAGTCAACGCAGGTTTGATGGATCAGATTGAAGAAACGGTTGCTGCTGGAGCAAAGCCACAGGCTGCACGAAAGTGGTGGACCGGTGAGCTGGCTCGTATCGCCAACAGCCAAGACAAAGACGTCATTGATCTAGAAATTTCAGGAGCATACGTTGCCGAGCTTGCTGGTTTGGTTGATGCCGGAAAGATTAACGACCGATTGGCTCGCGAGGTTCTGACCTACGTACTTGCTGGCGAGGGAAGCCCCGCCGAGGTAGTGGCCAAGCGTGGTCTGGAAGTTGTTTCTGATGACGGTGCATTGATTGCCGCCATTGAAGCAGCACTTGAAAAGCAGCCAGATGTGTTAGACGCAATTCGCGAGGGACGCATGCAGGCAGCAGGAGCGGTAATCGGTGCTGTCATGCAGGCCATGAAGGGCTCGGCTGATGCTGGACGTGTGCGCGAGCTGCTAATTGAAATGGCGAATACATAAGACCCCAAAAAATAACCCCCGGGATTGATTCCCGGGGGTTTTTGTATTGGGGTGAGTAACGGGGCTTGAACCCGCGACCCCCTGGACCACAACCAGGTGCTCTACCAGCTGAGCTATACCCACCAAATGTTGAGGCGTCTTGCGCAACAACCAAATAAGCCTATCAGTTTGAGGCTTGTTGTATTCCTAGGAATTGTTTTTTGAGAGGCTTTCGGCCGCAGCCTTGGCCTGTTCGGTGGTTGGGCCCGGGGCCGGAACCATCACCGTCTGGCGGTAGTAGCGCAACTCGTGAATTGACTCAAGGATGTCTGCCAACGCTCGGTGACCGCCATCTTTTTTGGGCATTTGGAAATAAACCCTTGGGTACCAGCGTCTGGACAGTTCTTTGATTGAGCTCACATCAATGTTTCTGTAGTGCAGATGCTGGTCTAATTTCGGCATGTATCGGTTGATAAACATTCGATCTGTTCCGATGGTGTTTCCCGCCAGTGGTGCCTCTTTTGCATTTGGTACGAATCGCTTAATGTAATTCAGAATTAGCTCTTCTGCCTCGGCTAGATCAAGGCCGTTATCAACTTCGTTGATGAGGCCTGACTCGGTGTGCATGTTTCTAACGAAATCATTCATGTTTGCCCAGGAATCAGGGCGAGGTTTAATCACGACGTCAAGACCAGCGTCTAAAATTTCAAGCTCGGAATTGGTGATTACGACCGCAACTTCTACTAGGCAATCTGACTCAGGGTTGAGTCCTGTCATTTCGCAGTCGATCCAGACTAGATTTTCTGAAATTTCAATCACAATCCAAAAATAGGGGAGGTCCGTGACAATTACCACGGACCTCCAATTCTAGACGGACTCGGCCGTGGCCTTCCTGCGCGCGTGGGCTTTCTTGTCTTTTCGGATGGCCTTGCGCTCTTTTCGGCCCTCTACTAACCAATAAAGTACCGGCACAATAACCAGAGTCAGAATGGTTGACGAGAACAGACCACCGATTACAACGACAGCTAGCGGCTGTGAGATGAAACCGCCGCCGCCAGTAATTCCCAGGGCCATGGGAGTAAGCGCAAATATCGTGGCTAATGCAGTCATTAGGATTGGGCGCAAACGCTGTCTTGCTCCGTCCATGATGGCCTGCTGCATTGGTCGACCTTGTTTACGATACTGATTGATCAGGTCGATCAGCACGATTGCATTTGTGACTACGATTCCAACCAACAGCAACATACCGATTAGCGAAGGAACCCCTAGCGGGGTATCGGTTATAAGCAACAATCCAAGGGCACCGGTTGCTGCAAATGGAATTGAAATCAATAGGATGAGCGGTTGAATCAAACTTGAGAAGGTTGCCACCATCACCACAAATACGATCGCTACCGCGGCAAGCAGGGCCAGACCAAGTTGACTGAACGA containing:
- the gatA gene encoding Asp-tRNA(Asn)/Glu-tRNA(Gln) amidotransferase subunit GatA, with protein sequence MSELIRKNASELVALLKKGEVSSVELTQAHLDRTAQVDGAVHSYLHVGPEAALAAAADIDRRRAAGEKLHDLAGLPIAVKDNLTTTDAPTTSGSKILEGWIPQYDATVVKKLRAAGMPILGKTNLDEFAMGSSTEFSAYGPSKNPWDLSRIPGGSGGGSSSVVASFQAPLAIGSDTGGSIRYPAFVTGTVGTKPTYGAVSRYGLVALASSLDQIGPVSRNVLDAALLQDVIAGHDPHDSTSLPESLGSMTEAAKKLDVKGMRIGVIKQLTGEGFQPEVSARFNESIELLKNAGAEIVEVSCPSFEYAIAAYYLILPAEASSNLAKFDSVRFGMRVTPEGSPTIERVMAATREAGFGPEVKRRIILGTYALSSGYYDAYYGAAQKVRTLIQRDFDAAFAKADVLVSPTAPTTAFKLGEKLEDPLAMYLNDIATIPANLAGIPGMAIPNGIAENNMPSGIQLLAPARADARLYQVGAALEKMHEEVWGKRMIDFAPELEVSN
- the orn gene encoding oligoribonuclease is translated as MIEISENLVWIDCEMTGLNPESDCLVEVAVVITNSELEILDAGLDVVIKPRPDSWANMNDFVRNMHTESGLINEVDNGLDLAEAEELILNYIKRFVPNAKEAPLAGNTIGTDRMFINRYMPKLDQHLHYRNIDVSSIKELSRRWYPRVYFQMPKKDGGHRALADILESIHELRYYRQTVMVPAPGPTTEQAKAAAESLSKNNS
- the gatB gene encoding Asp-tRNA(Asn)/Glu-tRNA(Gln) amidotransferase subunit GatB, which produces MAKDELMNYEKALEQFEVVIGLEVHVELNTNTKMFCGCRNEFGDEPNTNVCPICIGLPGSLPAVNKRAVESSIKIGLALGCEIAPTGRFARKNYFYPDLAKNFQTSQYDEPIAFEGALEVEVPSGKSFTVQIERAHMEEDAGKLTHVGGSTGRIQGAEYSLVDYNRAGVPLVEIVTKPVYGAGAEAPELAAAYVRYIREIVKGLGVSDAKMERGNVRCDANVSLRPHGQEKLGTRTETKNVNSLRSIERAVRYEIQRQAALLAKGTAIVQETRHWHEDKGATSSGRPKSDADDYRYFPEPDLVPVQPSKEWIEELRAGLPEKPAERRKRVQAEWGFADLEFRDVVNAGLMDQIEETVAAGAKPQAARKWWTGELARIANSQDKDVIDLEISGAYVAELAGLVDAGKINDRLAREVLTYVLAGEGSPAEVVAKRGLEVVSDDGALIAAIEAALEKQPDVLDAIREGRMQAAGAVIGAVMQAMKGSADAGRVRELLIEMANT
- a CDS encoding cysteine desulfurase family protein, with the translated sequence MAIYLDHAATTPMRPELIEGYLAQLQVVGNPSSVHGSGQKARRAVEDARDRLAVTLGCHRSEVLFTSGGTESNNLAIKGLFLQRFGEDPNRKMVITAGTEHHAGIDPVEWLESAEGAEAVWAPVDTMGVIDLDWLRDFLAKNAERVALISFMWVNNETGLVTPIAAITEMAGKYGIPVHSDAVAAFGHVPIIFKESGLATMAVSGHKLGAPVGVGALIAARAAKLAVTSHGGGQERGIRSGTLSSPLAYAFAEAAALAEAERDALHDRLESFKQQIVKAVLEIAPNANFTRGDKPGFAGIIHFTFPGCSGDSLLFLLDSAGVSVSTGSACRAGVAQASHVIMAMGRTEDEARGSLRISLGYTTTQSDVEGFITAFSGVYQRAVKAGLPSQ
- a CDS encoding DivIVA domain-containing protein, with the translated sequence MENEQFTIAFRGYEKDEVDRVLAELRAELEHVREYNFSASSEVESLKAELESLKSQVKKGGAPGYAELGAQFEQTLRLAEEQAKKLVSDAGQDAIRIRETAKAESEQLTRKAQAKADRVIADAEAKLNEARIDAERLAAEILSSAKTRESEAAEKIGTAQREASAIKSEGERYAAELRAQVHRETEEARALATELSQKTAQARVELEAEIKAKRDETEQEALRLYQNAVSQAQQVTDEANATLAEASARAAQLISEADSIMRDAQENSSQMLEDANRTATNLINQSRRRADMLSRKAEGYANNVIKDSEERLNRMKAERADIEDFLGTLRNLMTTESMVAADENSAVEQLEDN
- the mnmA gene encoding tRNA 2-thiouridine(34) synthase MnmA; the protein is MKVLAAMSGGVDSAVAAARAVEAGHEVVGVHLALSRNSGTLRTGSRGCCTIEDSMDAQRAANVLGIPYYVWDFSEKFKTDVVDDFVAEYQAGRTPNPCMRCNERIKFAALLEKALALGFDAVCTGHYASLLTDSDGNLELHRSNEVAKDQSYVLGVLTAEQLKHSMFPLGASASKAEIRKEADRRGLSVANKPDSYDICFIPEGDTQDWLTDKVGKAPGQIVDREGAVLGTHEGTHEFTVGQRKGLSIGRPAADGKPRYVLEIRPKTNTVVVGPQAALAIAEMAGSRFTWCGMPPKETSEWAEILVQVRAHGDALAAKFAIVEGEMVIRLEEPLLGVAPGQTAVLYAGTRVLGQTTIDRTVSAIPVGA
- the gatC gene encoding Asp-tRNA(Asn)/Glu-tRNA(Gln) amidotransferase subunit GatC, which encodes MSEITPDLVRHLANLARIDVTDQEVDLFAGQLGLIVESMATIRAAVAGDVPATSHPIPMANVFREDVVEPSLTQAEALSAAPDSADGRFRVHAILDEE
- the ligA gene encoding NAD-dependent DNA ligase LigA, yielding MAKASSSSLNHDAAAKRVAELVDELNRHRRAYYEGNTALISDAEYDELQKELEALENQFPELITGDSPTQTVGGAVNQAFAPVEHLDRMMSLDNVFSFDEFRAWAERVGDGPYLCELKIDGLAVNLRYLNGELVSAATRGDGVVGEDVTANVLTIKSIPKKLKGSGHPAQVEVRGEIFFGVEDFAKLNEGLVAEGKAPFANPRNSASGSLRQKDPRVTASRPLQMLVHGIGAWADAPVRNQSDLYHLLAKWGLPTTDKFRVLNSVDEVLQYIDEFEKKRHKLEHEIDGVVVKIDALEKQGQLGFTSRAPRWAIAYKYAPEQVNTKLLDIRVSVGRTGRATPYAVVQPVKVAGSVVEFATLHNQDVVKAKGVLIGDTVVIRKAGDVIPEILGPVVELRDGTEKPFVMPSLCPDCDSPLAPSSEGDVDLRCQNSKACPAQLRERVAYLGSRGVLDIEALGYVAACALTQPLDDAAAPLKSEADLFDLTLEQLLPIRAAVLDPDTGLPKLDDSGQPKIVDFFRKKDGSPAEVALKLLKNLEEAKTKPLWRILVALSIRHVGPVAARSLTSYFGSLEKIFNASEEELSKVDGVGQTLAQSIKEWIAVDWHREIVDRWRKAGVLLEVPGHAGPGAGDSAGGVFAGLTIVATGSLKAFTREEIEEAIISNGGKAASSVSKKTSFVVAGENAGSKLAKAESLGVEVISEEEFQRRLNG